The proteins below are encoded in one region of Accipiter gentilis chromosome 12, bAccGen1.1, whole genome shotgun sequence:
- the LOC126045023 gene encoding uncharacterized protein LOC126045023, translated as MGREERISQGTAQHLPPSLTQPRAFERVHVPGAADRGRRREGTRRSGTPRRERRLHRCSSAGVPSPLEHRHPRTRLSGQRFGHRSRRAGRLPLPRRARLPSAPPPLFLFPKPPPGAEAAPGTGVRPPARARDGGASGQGPPRRVLPCPEVSRGLGAVSEVPFGGADAVLVRFVWSPCNASAAGFAEATDCKTAPGYPRFQPRTGQDGLGCTGGAFPGHRDTVLAPKPTDWMGDRQTVSRSWGSPKRGCREERLVTALILLQVSAVTLKNAFCCFLQKPKSCSWFPAGPELGGIASLVLLRASRAGTRTGAAVLQVTQTRTAFLPKQSVLLCRVPLRALSVHVPDPTASQPLGFCREPTSDCRQTQRCLLAEMFPGCRSCRRHAACALAAPQSSAACRA; from the exons ATGGGCAGGGAGGAACGGATCTCCCAGGGGACGGCGCAGCACCTGCCCCCCTCCCTCACTCAGCCGAGGGCTTTTGAGAGGGTACATG TACCGGGCGCCGCCGACAGGGGGCGCCGTCGTGAGGGGACTCGGCGGAGCGGAACGCCGCGGCGGGAGCGG CGGCTGCACCGCTGCTCCTCAGCCGGCGTCCCGAGTCCGTTAGAGCACCGGCACCCGCGCACCCGGCTCTCGGGGCAGCGTTTCGGGCACCGCTCacgccgggccgggcggctgcCGCTTCCCCGTCGTGCCCGGCTGCCGtcggcgccgccgccgcttttCCTCTTCCCAAAGCCGCCGCCGGGGGCCGAAGCGGCCCCGGGCACGGGCGTCCGTCCCCCCGCGCGGGCTCGGGACGGGGGGGCTTCGGGGCAGGGGCCACCACGGCGGGTGCTGCCGTGCCCGGAGGTCTCTCGGGGGCTGGGAGCCGTGTCTGAGGTCCCCTTCGGTGGAGCTGACGCCGTTTTGGTGCGCTTTGTGTGGTCCCCGTGTAACGCGAGTGCTGCTGGATTTGCAGAGGCCACAGACTGCAAGACTGCTCCGGGCTACCCCCGTTTCCAGCCCCGGACAGGCCAGGACGGTTTGGGCTGCACAGGCGGGGCGTTCCCTGGACACCGGGACACGGTCTTGGCACCCAAACCCACAGACTGGATGGGTGACCGACAGACTGTCAGCCGTTCCTGGGGCTCTCCAAAGAGGGGGTGCAGGGAAGAGAGGCTGGTTACTGCCCTAATCTTG CTTCAGGTATCGGCAGTTACTCTGAAGaatgctttctgctgcttccttcaaAAACCCAAGAGCTGCAGCTGGTTCCCAGCGGGGCCGGAGCTGGGGGGGATCGCGTCCCTTGTGCTGCTGAGGGCAAGCAGGGCTGGGACCAGAACTGGTGCAGCCGTTCTTCAGGTCACCCAAACAAGAACAGCCTTCCT CCCCAAACAGAGTGTTTTATTGTGCCGCGTCCCTCTCCGAGCCCTCTCTGTCCATGTGCCTGACCCGACAGCCTCTCAGCCGCTGGGTTTTTGCCGGGAGCCCACAAGTGACTGCAGGCAGACACAGCGCTGCCTGTTGGCCGAGATGTTTCCCGGCTGCAGGAGCTGCCGTCGCCATGCTGCCTGCGCTCTGGCAGCTCCACAGAGCTCTGCTGCGTGCCGGGCATGA